The following is a genomic window from Tachysurus fulvidraco isolate hzauxx_2018 chromosome 24, HZAU_PFXX_2.0, whole genome shotgun sequence.
GCCTCTCTACTGTCGATCGTGTCCTCAAGTTCAACAGACTGCGCATGAAACAGCTATACAGAGTGCCCTCTGATCGCAACTCAGACAGAGTCAAAGAGCAAAGATTCCAGCATGTACAGGTTGGCATATATCCAGACACATTCAAAGTTCATTACTCTAAGTAGTGATTTACTGTAGAGGCCTAAATCACtcacaaaactatatatatttcTACAGAAGGTTCTTCAACTGGATGCAATGGAAAGACCCCATGAATACGTGTACATGGATGAATCTGGGTTTAATCTCACcaaaaggagaaggagaggcCGTAACGTGATTGGCTATCGGGCCATTGTTGGTGTTCCTGGGCAGCGTGGTGGCAATGTCACATTATGTGCTGCCATCAGCAATCATGGGGTTGTTCACCATCATGCCAACCTGGGGCCCTACAACACTCACCGGCTCCTCATTTTCCTCAATCGCATGTGAGATGCTCTGTTAGGGCAGCAGGATGAGCATCCCATCTATGTTGTTGTTTGGGACAATGTGAGTTTTCACAGAGCCCTCCAGGTTAGAGAGTGGTTCAATATGAACCAAGGTTTTATCAATCTTTGCCTTCCACCGTACTCCTCTTTCCTAAACCCCAATGAGGAATTCTTCTCCTCATGGCAGTGGAAGGTATATGAACACCAACCTTACACCAGGGTACATCTCCTGCCAGCCATGGGACTTGCCTGTGGtgacatacagtaggtgtggAGGCAAGCCAAGCCTGGATACGGCATGCcagggtttttttcccccgttTCCTGGCCAGACAAAATGACCCAGTACAGAGACATGATGCTGTGGCTGAGTAATGCACTGATTTGtgtatttctgtactttatttttacatggGCTTACTGTTCTGTACACAAGCGGCAAACGCAtaagatttctgtttgtttttacaagtGCTACGTGTAAATGCACGAGATTTCTGTTGTCTTTTTGTACAAGTGCTAAatgcacagtttttttttgttttacaacaCGCATTTAGCCgacagtgaacaataaacatttatttctccaGCTTCGTGTCctgtgttttctatttttctacaTAGTGTTTAGTGACTGTTCTGTAGTGAGTTTAGTTTTGATTGACTGGGGCACGATTTGACAACATAGTTCAGCTTTGAGCACAGATTGAACTGTTTTGAGGTGAAAGTTTGGAATCGTGCCCCCTTTACGATGTCAGAGTTTCTTGGAAATGGAACTCTGTACAGCTGCTTCATTCTGACATGGTTTCGTTTGAGGACTTGATCTATAGTTGCCAAACTCACactgtttatatttctaaatgCCCCCTGATCTGCAGTGACAGAAAAGCCTGACAATAGATGCCACGGTGCTCCCACTCAGAATGGGCTGGACCTTTTGTCCAGCCTTTCTAAAggacagagtgtgtgaaagtgtgtaagtgtgtgagaaagtgtgtgagtgtatttgagtgtgaaagtgtgtgagtgtgtgtgtgaaagtgtgtgagtgtgtgtgagagtgtgagtgcatgagagTTTGTGAGAgtgggtgagagtgagagtggttgaaagtgtgtgtgtgtgtgtgtgtgtgtgtgtgccatgccTCACCCTCTTGATGTCTCTACAGAGAGATAAAcggtgtgtagtgtttatgtgcTTTGGTGATATTTAgtgttttaattgaattaaatggaCTGTAAGTTTTTTATCCAGTGACAGTGATGTACAACCCTAGTTTTTGTTTCAGGTAATACAGCCTtgaaaaaaagatgaatgtCCAGTTGttctaatatttaattttaatttgtactGATTCAGgacatattgtatttattaaacaaaacattaactAGAACAAACCCAGTCAAGGCAAAGATCAGGGGCAACTGAGATCAGATCAAGAGCTGCAACAGATAACAGTTACACCAGACGACTTCCAACAACAACAGCTGCTTAGCAAAACACACCTGGTATACAGTATCAACCTCCTACATCTCTTTCACACCTGGAACAGTTCctgaagaaacctggagaacgGAGCTGTACATATACATGTAGACTGGAGACATATCTTGTCTCAGTGTAAGGTTTTGGTCAGAGTCTGTCAGGGGCTTTTGGAGAGGAATCCAGCTACAACCCAGCTACCTACAGCTTCCAGTTGTCACTTACAGCAGAACAGGAacgtggcagtgtgtgtgtagtttctgGGTTTGGGATTCAGATAATGGTGTGTATTCAGAGCCAAGTGATCAACACACAGTGATCATAAATCAGACTGTAGATCAGACTCCGAGTCTAATGTTACtgaggaaaagaggaaaaattaCTGTGTCTTTCAAACAGTCAGGAAACTAAATGACATCCACTTTCACTTCCTGTAAAAACATGAACTCAAGTATGTGAGTCTGTGAATtagtaacagtttaaaaaatagTCAATTTTACAGATTATATTACATGAATTATCTCATACTTAAAGTTATGTGGATTACCTGAATTCCTCCTTTCTGGTGcgtgtaacagagatgtggtaCTGGGTCTTCCTGTGGTGTCTCTTCTCATCACTGTTTGTTCACGGTGCCGTGGGTCTGCTCATGTGTGTGATGCTGCAGAGGCACAAGCGTGGACGCCTCATTACGCTGGTGCTGATCAGTGCCGGCTTTCTGGCCTCCATCATCGGAGGCATTCTCACCAGTAAGTACCTGCATGCGCCTGAGTCATTTCCTGAGAAGATGTCATTTACTAGCTAGCTCAGCTCACCTTTCACTACCAGCTCTGTTTCATAAAGTAGGTGAGGGATTAGAAGTAAAGGCATGTGAGGTATATTCAGGACAGAATAAGTAGTGTTTTTAATTATGTTCCTCTTTGACGGTGTGGTGTTGGTATCAGGTGCGGTGGTGGCCTGGGTGTATCGTGTCGCAGGGAAGGACATGGCTCCTCTGGAGGCTCTGGTGTTCGGGGTGGGCCAGACCACGCTCACCATCCTCATCTCCTTCTCCCGCATCCTGGCTACTCTGTGACTGGACCTGGTGGAGGAGGTGGCTGGAGACATGAGATATGGAGCTGTGGTTCCTGGAGGTGGCTTGGTTTCTGGAGGAACATGGTGTAGCTGCCTTGTGGTTGGCAGCTCAGGCCACAGTAAATGCTAAGAAAGGTGTTTTAGGTTTCACTGTAATCACCAGGAGGACCTCCGTCCGAGCCTGTGAATAGGCTCGCATCTTGTTGGATCATAAACTACACTTTGGTGGTCGCGGCACCGACGACTGACAGGAAACAGATAACAGGAAGCTATAGTGACTGTCTTCAGAAGTTTGTCCTTCTACGTTTGTTTCTGCATTCAACTTCTGGGAAATGTTTTCTGTCAGTCCTGTATTGTTCAGCGTGTTTAGTAAATCCACAGCACCTGAGGACCAGCATGATGTTTCAGCACACACCACCTACGCACTCCCCCGTTACAGACTGAATATATTTAACcctttctgtttgtctgatgTTTCTGTCTTGCAGCAGTATGGATGTTATGGCTATACAGTCTAACTCACCTTCTCAATGTTAACACACCTGACAGGTGCGTCTGTGCAGCAGGTTCATCTCGGCTGTGATCCACCTCACGTTATTATAATCCACTTTAACACTTTACTCAAAGATAATCAAGATTACTGAATATATACTGATTGTTtatcaaacatatttaattctttattatgGACAACTCCAGTGATTTGAGATGTTTCAATTGAAGGATGAATCTACTGAGGTTTGATTCACAGATGAAATGCTCCTTCAACATGTATAACTGAAGCTCCAGCATCACTTCCACCCTCTTTACATGCTCTGATCAGCTCAGCTAATGTAATCATGATGAAGGGTTTGTACATGATTATTTACACTAAGGCTCCTGATAGGAAAGTTTAGATGTAGGGTTTGTGAGGTATCAATGTG
Proteins encoded in this region:
- the tmem170b gene encoding LOW QUALITY PROTEIN: transmembrane protein 170B (The sequence of the model RefSeq protein was modified relative to this genomic sequence to represent the inferred CDS: inserted 1 base in 1 codon), with the translated sequence MSGPSLSAKATFSRVTKXPGVGGGRIMSKDYSINLSVQRVLSLWVQGTVPTLQHFTEMWYWVFLWCLFSSLFVHGAVGLLMCVMLQRHKRGRLITLVLISAGFLASIIGGILTSAVVAWVYRVAGKDMAPLEALVFGVGQTTLTILISFSRILATL